The Papaver somniferum cultivar HN1 chromosome 3, ASM357369v1, whole genome shotgun sequence genome includes a region encoding these proteins:
- the LOC113358555 gene encoding probable E3 ubiquitin-protein ligase RHG1A translates to MDKNTGKRAVVGIGVATRGSLSSRDSSNNENRNAQCCNRLGCSTRFNSMKGSVGKSERDNRSGLSVRSRGGNSNVGSSSRTYSTMNEVKKTNQGFQKQSCQKDAVSAETSNMHMEEEVSDPSTFNARVNPRVKGDEQSGVLNGLSVNTSEEVVTSNESSNIRTQKQTFRRPGLSNQDFSPNSSARRSFAPKNSFQASKAVSNGQGSSSRYGLRNLGCSSISDVLPGCSSSDSGRGRRTEVAKRKNSEGARGKVMIGSSSGGNSVNQNSPSGSNLSISERPSSSHQSSRTRNWAPSRDGVTSVRTRRTINGETRSRLAETGVENNSSQSEPLVVISELSPAELTVGQSSQPSSLHQSSSVHPMAHRSSFDRPGSSNGNVRIRPSIHSEDDGLRMFSGLSVDRDGLRRFNIDGIAEVLLALDRIEHDEELTYEQLLALEANLFLGGISFHDQHRDMRLDIDNMSYEELLALEEKMGNVSTALTEETISKCLRRNCYKPVPADEKNIESGEDDAKCTVCQEEYVEGDEVGKLRCDHRYHVVCVQQWLRQKNWCPICKAPAADS, encoded by the exons ATGGATAAAAACACCGGTAAAAGAGCTGTTGTTGGGATTGGTGTTGCCACAAGAGGGTCCTTGAGTTCCAGAGATTCCTCGAACAATGAGAACCGAAACGCACAATGTTGTAACAGGCTAGGTTGCAGCACCAGATTTAACTCCATGAAAGGCTCTGTTGGTAAATCAGAAAGAGATAATAGATCGGGTCTTTCTGTCCGCTCAAGGGGTGGTAACTCAAATGTTGGAAGCTCCTCGAGAACATACTCTACAATGAATGAAGTAAAAAAAACCAACCAAGGGTTCCAGAAACAATCTTGTCAAAAAGATGCAGTTTCTGCTGAAACCAGCAACATGCATATGGAGGAAGAAGTTTCAGATCCCAGCACCTTTAATGCCAGAGTGAATCCTAGAGTGAAAGGCGATGAACAATCTGGAGTTTTGAATGGGTTATCTGTTAATACTTCGGAGGAAGTTGTTACTAGCAATGAATCATCAAACATAAGAACGCAGAAGCAAACCTTTAGAAGACCAGGACTAAGTAATCAGGATTTTTCTCCTAACTCCTCGGCCCGAAGGTCATTTGCTCCTAAAAACAGTTTCCAAGCTTCAAAAGCAGTCTCTAATGGTCAGGGTAGCTCGAGCAGATATGGTCTCAGAAATCTTGGATGTTCATCAATATCTGATGTGCTCCCAGGTTGTTCATCTTCTGATTCTGGCCGTGGTAGAAGGACTGAAGTTGCAAAACGCAAAAATTCCGAAGGAGCAAGAGGGAAGGTAATGATTGGGTCATCAAGTGGAGGAAATTCAGTGAATCAAAATTCACCATCTGGGTCTAACCTGTCTATCTCTGAACGCCCATCATCATCTCATCAATCTTCAAGAACCAGAAATTGGGCTCCTAGTAGGGATGGTGTTACATCAGTTAGAACTCGTAGGACAATTAATGGAGAAACTAGGTCAAGGCTCGCCGAGACTGGTGTAGAGAATAACTCATCACAATCTGAACCCCTTGTTGTGATTTCAGAACTCTCTCCCGCTGAACTAACAGTTGGCCAATCCAGTCAACCTAGTTCCTTGCACCAATCTTCATCAGTGCATCCTATGGCACACCGAAGCTCTTTTGACCGCCCTGGTAGTAGCAATGGGAATGTGCGAATTCGGCCGAGTATTCATTCAGAAGATGATGGTCTACGGATGTTCAGTGGACTCTCAGTCGATCGAGATGGTCTGCGACGCTTCAACATTGATGGAATCGCGGAG GTATTGCTGGCACTGGACAGGATTGAACATGATGAGGAGCTTACATATGAG CAATTATTAGCTTTGGAGGCAAACTTATTCCTGGGTGGCATTAGCTTTCATGACCAACATAGGGATATGAGACTTGATATTGATAACATGTCATATGAG GAATTATTAGCTTTGGAGGAGAAGATGGGTAATGTTAGTACGGCACTTACAGAAGAAACAATTTCGAAGTGCCTTAGACGGAATTGCTATAAGCCTGTGCCTGCCGATGAAAAGAATATCGAGTCTGGGGAAGATGATGCCAAGTGCACAGTTTGTCAA GAGGAATATGTCGAGGGAGACGAGGTGGGTAAGTTACGCTGTGATCACCGGTATCATGTAGTTTGTGTTCAGCAGTGGCTGCGTCAGAAGAACTGGTGTCCAATCTGTAAGGCTCCTGCAGCAGATTCCTAG